From Streptomyces asiaticus, one genomic window encodes:
- the leuD gene encoding 3-isopropylmalate dehydratase small subunit — protein MEAFTTHTGRAVPLRRSNVDTDQIIPAHWLKKVTRDGFEDGLFEAWRKDPEFVLNKAEYKGGTVLVAGPDFGTGSSREHAVWALQNYGFKAVISPRFADIFRGNSLKNGLLTVVLPQETVDRLWKLVEADPAAEVTVDLVERQVRAEGITADFELDENARWRLLEGLDDISLTLREEDSIASYEARRPSFKPSTVEV, from the coding sequence ATGGAAGCATTCACCACGCACACCGGCCGGGCCGTCCCGCTGCGCCGCAGCAATGTGGACACGGACCAGATCATCCCGGCGCACTGGCTCAAGAAGGTCACCCGCGACGGCTTCGAGGACGGCCTCTTCGAGGCGTGGCGCAAGGACCCGGAGTTCGTGCTCAACAAGGCCGAGTACAAGGGCGGAACGGTTCTGGTGGCCGGTCCCGACTTCGGCACCGGCTCCTCGCGCGAGCACGCGGTGTGGGCGCTCCAGAACTACGGCTTCAAGGCCGTCATCTCCCCCCGCTTCGCCGACATCTTCCGGGGCAACTCCCTCAAGAACGGGCTGCTGACCGTCGTCCTGCCGCAGGAGACCGTGGACCGGCTGTGGAAGCTGGTCGAGGCGGACCCCGCCGCGGAGGTCACCGTGGACCTCGTCGAGCGCCAGGTCCGGGCCGAGGGCATCACGGCTGATTTTGAGCTTGACGAGAATGCCCGGTGGCGACTCCTGGAGGGGCTGGACGACATCAGCCTCACCCTCAGGGAGGAGGACTCGATCGCCTCGTACGAGGCGCGTCGCCCCTCCTTCAAGCCCAGCACGGTGGAGGTCTGA
- a CDS encoding lysophospholipid acyltransferase family protein yields MSGRRIGFWYRMAAVLCKPPLVVLFKRDWHGMEHIPADGGFITAINHNSYLDPLSYAHFQYNTGRVPRFLAKAALFRGGFVGTMLRGTGQIPVYRESTDAANAFRSAVDAINKGECVAFYPEGTLTRDPDMWPMRGKTGAARVALLTKAPVIPVAQWGANEAVPPYAKEKRVRLFPRKTLKVHAGPPVDLSEFYGQEPTAEVLRAATDTIMDAITELLSEVRGEPAPVQRYDRPTRSSTDGPPLPLADEESK; encoded by the coding sequence GTGTCCGGCCGCAGAATCGGCTTCTGGTACCGCATGGCAGCGGTCTTGTGCAAACCGCCGCTGGTGGTTCTGTTCAAGCGGGACTGGCACGGAATGGAGCACATTCCCGCCGACGGTGGATTTATCACCGCGATCAATCACAACTCGTATCTCGACCCGCTCTCCTACGCGCACTTCCAGTACAACACCGGAAGGGTGCCGCGCTTCCTCGCCAAGGCCGCCCTCTTCAGAGGCGGCTTCGTGGGCACCATGCTCCGCGGCACCGGCCAGATCCCCGTCTACCGCGAGTCCACCGACGCCGCCAACGCCTTCCGGTCCGCCGTGGACGCCATCAACAAGGGGGAGTGCGTGGCCTTCTACCCCGAGGGCACCCTCACCCGCGACCCCGACATGTGGCCCATGCGCGGAAAGACCGGCGCGGCGCGGGTCGCGCTGCTCACCAAGGCCCCGGTCATCCCCGTCGCCCAGTGGGGCGCCAACGAGGCCGTGCCGCCGTACGCCAAGGAGAAGCGGGTCCGCCTCTTCCCCCGCAAGACGCTCAAGGTGCACGCCGGCCCGCCGGTGGACCTGTCCGAGTTCTACGGCCAGGAGCCCACCGCCGAGGTCCTCAGGGCGGCCACCGACACCATCATGGACGCCATCACCGAGCTCCTCTCCGAGGTGCGCGGCGAACCGGCGCCCGTTCAGAGGTACGACCGGCCCACCCGGTCCAGCACCGACGGCCCGCCGCTCCCGCTGGCCGATGAGGAGAGCAAGTGA
- a CDS encoding HU family DNA-binding protein, with amino-acid sequence MNKAQLVEAIADKVGGRQQAAEAVDAVLDAIVRAVVSGERVSVTGFGSFEKVERPARYARNPQTGERVRVKKTSVPRFRPGQGFKDLVSGSKKLPRGGEVAVKKAPKGSLQAAAKKAAAKKATAKKAPAKKAPAKKAAAKKAPAKTTAKKAPAKKTTAKKAPAKATAKKAPARKTSARKTTAKKTTARKR; translated from the coding sequence GTGAACAAGGCGCAGCTCGTAGAAGCGATTGCCGACAAGGTCGGCGGCCGTCAGCAGGCCGCCGAAGCCGTAGACGCCGTCCTGGACGCCATCGTCCGGGCGGTCGTCTCCGGGGAGCGAGTTTCGGTCACTGGATTTGGTTCGTTCGAGAAGGTGGAGCGGCCCGCCCGGTACGCCCGTAACCCCCAGACCGGGGAGCGCGTGCGGGTCAAGAAGACCTCGGTGCCCCGCTTCCGTCCCGGTCAGGGTTTCAAGGATCTGGTGAGCGGCTCCAAGAAGCTCCCGCGCGGCGGCGAGGTCGCCGTGAAGAAGGCGCCCAAGGGCAGCCTCCAGGCGGCGGCGAAGAAGGCCGCGGCCAAGAAGGCGACCGCCAAGAAGGCTCCCGCGAAGAAGGCTCCCGCCAAGAAGGCCGCGGCCAAGAAGGCCCCCGCCAAGACCACGGCCAAGAAGGCCCCCGCGAAGAAGACGACGGCCAAGAAGGCTCCCGCCAAGGCCACGGCCAAGAAGGCTCCGGCGCGCAAGACGAGCGCCCGTAAGACCACCGCGAAGAAGACCACCGCCAGGAAGCGCTAG
- a CDS encoding D-alanine--D-alanine ligase family protein, translating to MSSQTPSPGPVPAPSGGERRKPRVAVVFGGRSSEHAISVVTAGAVLRAIDREKYDVLPIGITTDGRWALTADEPERMAIANRELPSVERLAESSEGSVVLPVDPGNREVVYSEPGAVPKALGDVDVVFPMLHGPYGEDGTLQGLLELSGVPYVGAGVLASAVGMDKEYMKRVFVSFGLPVGPYEVIRPRAWEQEPSAARQRIVEFAEEHGWPLFVKPARAGSSFGISKVEGPADLDAAIEEARRHDPKVIVEALLRGREIECGVLEYEDGPRASVPAEIPPVSSHAFYDFEAKYIDAADGIVPAPLTEEQTRRVQELAVAAFEAASCEGLVRADFFLLDSGEFVINEINTMPGFTPISMYPRMWQESGVSYPELVDRLLEAALRRSTGLR from the coding sequence ATGAGCAGCCAGACCCCTTCCCCAGGCCCTGTCCCGGCTCCCTCCGGAGGCGAGCGGCGCAAGCCGCGCGTGGCCGTCGTCTTCGGCGGCCGCAGCTCCGAGCACGCCATCTCGGTGGTCACCGCGGGCGCCGTGCTGCGCGCCATCGACCGTGAGAAGTACGACGTGCTGCCGATCGGCATCACCACGGACGGCCGTTGGGCGCTGACCGCCGACGAGCCCGAGCGGATGGCCATCGCCAACCGCGAGCTGCCCAGCGTCGAACGGCTCGCCGAGTCCAGCGAGGGCTCGGTCGTCCTCCCGGTCGACCCGGGGAACCGCGAGGTCGTCTACAGCGAGCCGGGGGCGGTGCCCAAGGCGCTGGGCGACGTCGACGTCGTCTTCCCCATGCTGCACGGCCCGTACGGCGAGGACGGCACCCTCCAGGGGCTGCTGGAGCTCTCCGGGGTGCCGTACGTGGGCGCCGGAGTGCTCGCCTCCGCCGTGGGCATGGACAAGGAGTACATGAAGCGGGTGTTCGTCTCCTTCGGGCTGCCCGTCGGCCCGTACGAGGTGATCCGCCCCCGGGCCTGGGAGCAGGAACCTTCCGCCGCCCGACAGAGGATCGTGGAGTTCGCCGAGGAGCACGGCTGGCCGCTCTTCGTGAAGCCCGCGCGCGCCGGCTCGTCCTTCGGCATCAGCAAGGTCGAGGGCCCGGCGGACCTGGACGCGGCCATCGAGGAGGCCAGGCGCCACGACCCGAAGGTCATCGTGGAGGCGCTGCTGCGCGGTCGCGAGATCGAGTGCGGGGTGCTGGAGTACGAGGACGGGCCGCGCGCCAGCGTGCCCGCCGAGATCCCGCCGGTCTCCTCCCACGCCTTCTACGACTTCGAGGCGAAGTACATCGACGCGGCGGACGGCATCGTGCCCGCGCCGCTGACCGAGGAGCAGACCCGGCGGGTCCAGGAGCTCGCGGTGGCCGCCTTCGAGGCGGCGTCCTGCGAGGGGCTGGTGCGGGCCGACTTCTTCCTGCTGGACAGCGGCGAGTTCGTGATCAACGAGATCAACACCATGCCCGGTTTCACCCCGATCTCGATGTACCCGCGCATGTGGCAGGAGAGCGGCGTGAGCTACCCCGAGCTGGTGGACCGGCTGCTGGAGGCCGCGCTGCGCCGCTCGACGGGGCTGCGCTAG
- a CDS encoding NAD(P)H-dependent glycerol-3-phosphate dehydrogenase translates to MTRCAVFGTGSWGTAFAMVLADAECEVTLWGRRPGVVEAINTGRGNPDYFPGVRLPDGVRATTDPAEAADGAEFTVFSVPSQTLRGNLSDWAPLLAADTVLVSLMKGVELGTAKRMSEVVQEVAKAPAERVAVLTGPNLAKEIAARQPAASVVACPDESVARRLQTACHTAYFRPYTNTDVVGCELGGAVKNVIALAVGIADGMGLGDNTKASLITRGLAETTRLGLAMGADAHTFAGLAGMGDLVATCSSPLSRNHTFGTNLGRGMTLEETIAVTKQTAEGVKSCESVLDLARRHDVDMPITETVVEIVHDGKQPLVALKELMSRSAKAERH, encoded by the coding sequence GTGACGCGCTGCGCCGTCTTCGGCACCGGCTCCTGGGGCACCGCCTTCGCGATGGTGCTCGCCGACGCGGAGTGCGAGGTGACGCTGTGGGGGCGCCGGCCCGGTGTCGTCGAGGCCATCAACACCGGCCGCGGCAATCCCGACTACTTCCCCGGGGTGCGGCTCCCCGACGGCGTGCGGGCCACCACCGACCCGGCCGAGGCCGCGGACGGCGCGGAGTTCACCGTCTTCTCCGTGCCCTCCCAGACGCTGCGCGGCAACCTCTCCGACTGGGCCCCGCTGCTGGCCGCCGACACCGTGCTGGTCTCCCTGATGAAGGGGGTCGAACTCGGCACGGCCAAGCGCATGAGCGAGGTCGTCCAGGAGGTCGCCAAGGCGCCCGCGGAGCGCGTCGCGGTGCTCACCGGGCCCAACCTCGCCAAGGAGATCGCCGCCCGGCAGCCCGCAGCCTCCGTGGTGGCCTGTCCCGACGAGAGCGTGGCCCGCCGCCTCCAGACCGCCTGCCACACCGCGTACTTCCGCCCGTACACCAACACCGACGTGGTCGGCTGCGAGCTGGGCGGCGCGGTGAAGAACGTCATCGCGCTGGCCGTGGGCATCGCCGACGGCATGGGCCTCGGCGACAACACCAAGGCGTCGCTGATCACCCGCGGCCTCGCCGAAACGACCCGGCTGGGCCTGGCGATGGGCGCCGACGCGCACACCTTCGCGGGCCTGGCGGGCATGGGCGACCTCGTCGCCACCTGCTCCTCGCCGCTCTCCCGCAACCACACCTTCGGCACCAACCTGGGGCGCGGGATGACACTGGAGGAGACCATCGCGGTCACCAAGCAGACCGCGGAGGGCGTCAAGTCGTGCGAGTCGGTGCTGGATCTCGCCCGCCGCCACGATGTCGACATGCCCATCACCGAGACCGTCGTCGAGATCGTGCACGACGGCAAACAGCCCCTTGTCGCACTCAAAGAGCTGATGTCCCGCAGCGCCAAGGCCGAGCGGCACTGA
- the leuC gene encoding 3-isopropylmalate dehydratase large subunit produces MGRTLAEKVWDDHVVRRAEGEPDLLFIDLHLLHEVTSPQAFDGLRKAGRTVRRTDLTLATEDHNTPTLDIDKPIADPVSRAQLETLRKNCAEFGVRLHPLGDVEQGVVHVVGPQLGLTQPGTTVVCGDSHTSTHGAFGALAFGIGTSQVEHVLATQTLPLAPFKTMAITVEGELPESVTAKDLILAIIAKIGTGGGQGYVIEYRGPAIEKLSMEARMTVCNMSIEAGARAGMIAPDETTFAYLEGRPHAPQGADWDAAVAYWRTLRGDDDAVFDREVVIDASTLAPFVTWGTNPGQGAPLSESVPDPASFEDASESYAAEKALEYMGLTAGQPLRDIKVDTVFVGSCTNGRIEDLRSAASVLSGRAVADGVRMLVVPGSVRVALQAVEEGLDKVFTAAGAEWRHAGCSMCLGMNPDQLAPGERSASTSNRNFEGRQGKGGRTHLVSPQVAAATAVLGHLASPADLSDAAVSTPVGA; encoded by the coding sequence ATGGGACGGACACTCGCGGAGAAGGTCTGGGACGACCATGTCGTCCGGCGCGCCGAAGGCGAGCCTGACCTGCTCTTCATCGATTTGCATCTGCTGCACGAGGTGACCAGCCCGCAGGCGTTCGACGGCCTGCGCAAGGCCGGCCGCACGGTCCGTCGTACCGATCTCACCCTCGCTACCGAGGACCACAACACCCCCACCCTCGACATCGACAAGCCGATCGCGGACCCCGTCTCGCGCGCCCAGTTGGAGACGCTGCGCAAGAACTGCGCGGAGTTCGGTGTCCGGCTGCACCCGCTCGGCGATGTCGAGCAGGGCGTCGTCCACGTGGTGGGACCGCAGCTGGGGCTGACCCAGCCGGGCACGACCGTGGTCTGCGGTGACAGCCACACCTCGACCCACGGCGCCTTCGGCGCGCTCGCGTTCGGCATCGGCACCAGCCAGGTCGAGCATGTGCTGGCCACCCAGACGCTGCCGCTGGCGCCGTTCAAGACCATGGCGATCACCGTCGAGGGCGAGCTGCCCGAGAGCGTCACCGCCAAGGACCTGATCCTGGCGATCATCGCGAAGATCGGCACCGGCGGCGGCCAGGGTTATGTGATCGAGTACCGCGGCCCGGCCATCGAGAAGCTCTCGATGGAGGCCCGGATGACCGTGTGCAACATGTCCATCGAGGCGGGCGCCCGCGCGGGCATGATCGCCCCGGACGAGACCACCTTCGCCTATCTGGAGGGCCGCCCGCACGCCCCCCAGGGCGCCGACTGGGATGCCGCCGTCGCGTACTGGCGCACCCTGCGCGGCGACGACGACGCGGTCTTCGACCGTGAGGTCGTCATCGACGCCTCCACGCTCGCCCCGTTCGTCACCTGGGGCACCAACCCCGGCCAGGGCGCGCCGCTGTCGGAGTCGGTCCCGGACCCGGCCTCCTTCGAGGACGCCAGCGAGAGCTACGCCGCCGAGAAGGCCCTGGAGTACATGGGTCTGACGGCCGGTCAGCCGCTGCGCGACATCAAGGTGGACACGGTCTTCGTCGGCTCCTGCACCAACGGGCGGATCGAGGACCTGCGCTCCGCCGCCTCGGTGCTGTCCGGCCGTGCGGTGGCCGACGGCGTACGGATGTTGGTGGTCCCCGGCTCGGTGCGGGTCGCCCTCCAGGCCGTCGAGGAGGGGCTGGACAAGGTGTTCACCGCCGCGGGGGCCGAATGGCGGCACGCGGGTTGCTCGATGTGCCTGGGCATGAACCCCGACCAGCTCGCCCCCGGTGAGCGGTCGGCGTCCACGTCCAACCGCAACTTCGAGGGCCGGCAGGGCAAGGGCGGCCGGACCCACCTGGTCTCGCCGCAGGTCGCCGCCGCCACCGCGGTACTGGGCCATCTGGCCTCGCCCGCCGACCTGTCCGACGCCGCCGTATCGACTCCCGTGGGGGCCTGA